In one window of Hevea brasiliensis isolate MT/VB/25A 57/8 chromosome 10, ASM3005281v1, whole genome shotgun sequence DNA:
- the LOC110647947 gene encoding uncharacterized protein LOC110647947, protein MEDYYYSGNHVPAFGSWDWNDDLPFTQCFESARQAGLLRYSYSEDRDLYVTGDLYENDVVAPAMIVVPRRRAKLRRYRVKEEKKKQQQQSWVFGGMKEPPSPTAPPPYPIMARQTPKPVDEDLYRVSPQLLCAKHKKARMR, encoded by the exons ATGGAA GACTATTATTATTCGGGGAACCATGTACCAGCCTTTGGGAGCTGGGACTGGAATGATGACCTCCCTTTCACTCAGTGTTTTGAATCTGCTAGGCAAGCTGGGTTGCTTCGTTACAGTTACTCAGAGGATCGGGATTTATATGTTACTGGTGATTTGTATGAGAATGATGTGGTCGCACCGGCCATGATTGTTGTTCCTCGCCGAAGG GCAAAACTACGTCGCTACCGTGtcaaagaagagaaaaaaaagcAGCAGCAGCAAAGTTGGGTGTTTGGTGGTATGAAAGAACCACCGAGCCCCACTGCTCCTCCTCCTTATCCTATAATGGCCAGGCAAACACCTAAGCCTGTTGATGAAGACTTGTACAGAGTCTCACCACAGCTTCTTTGTGCAAAACACAAAAAGGCACGCATGCGCTAA
- the LOC131169318 gene encoding uncharacterized protein LOC131169318 has product MLPSVVFILWQLWKNHNLVSFQNQSLSFQQVFAVAAHHQEDFLSAQKERPLIHNMRLQKQHWSPPPIGMIKLNFNAAVQNPSKTCTTSVIARDHLGNLKGWHNTSFPGISNPLVAESLACRNAIQLSASYDFRKVIIEGDSQIVINKCLETSCPQEILDIIRDILSIKSTLKEVNFNFIRGICNGLA; this is encoded by the coding sequence ATGTTGCCATCAGTGGTGTTCATTCTGTGGCAGTTATGGAAGAACCATAATTTAGTCTCCTTTCAGAATCAAAGTTTATCTTTTCAGCAAGTGTTTGCAGTTGCAGCCCACCATCAAGAAGACTTTTTGTCAGCCCAAAAAGAAAGACCTTTAATCCACAATATGAGATTGCAAAAGCAACACTGGTCTCCTCCTCCTATAGGTATGATCAAGCTTAACTTTAATGCAGCAGTTCAGAATCCGAGTAAAACATGCACAACCAGTGTGATTGCCAGAGACCACTTAGGAAATTTAAAAGGATGGCACAACACATCATTTCCAGGAATCTCCAATCCCCTAGTGGCCGAAAGTCTTGCTTGCAGGAATGCAATTCAGTTATCAGCTTCTTATGATTTCAGGAAAGTAATCATTGAAGGCGATTCCCAAATCGTCATCAACAAATGTCTTGAGACCTCCTGTCCTCAGGAAATTCTAGATATTATCAGGGACATATTGAGCATTAAATCCACTTTGAaggaagttaattttaattttattcgtGGGATTTGTAATGGGTTGGCTTAG
- the LOC110647944 gene encoding probable glutathione S-transferase, with translation MGEQVKLFKTWSSAFGLRIVWALKLKGIQYESIDEDLTNKSPLILQYNPVYKKIPVLVYNGRPIVESLIILEYIDETWKQNPLLPEDPHKRATARFWAKFGDDKVMSSLWQILTEQGKEREEALVQATENLKFLEEELKGKRFFGGEKIGFLDIALGWLANLVPVLEEILGFEVIDKAGFPFLSEWMLEFSSVPAIKENLPLHDKMVAKFRAYLAAAPDK, from the exons ATGGGAGAACAAGTGAAGCTTTTCAAGACATGGTCAAGCGCATTTGGTCTAAGGATTGTCTGGGCATTGAAGCTCAAGGGCATCCAATATGAATCAATAGATGAAGACCTTACCAATAAAAGCCCTTTAATTCTTCAATACAACCCTGTCTACAAAAAGATTCCAGTGCTTGTGTACAATGGAAGACCTATTGTAGAGTCACTTATAATTCTTGAATACATTGATGAGACATGGAAGCAGAATCCCTTACTGCCTGAAGATCCTCACAAGAGAGCCACTGCTCGATTCTGGGCGAAATTTGGCGATGACAAG gtcatgTCGTCACTGTGGCAAATATTAACCGAGCAAGGAAAGGAGCGAGAAGAAGCTTTAGTTCAGGCCACTGAGAACCTGAAATTCTTAGAGGAAGAACTAAAAGGAAAGAGATTCTTTGGTGGAGAAAAGATTGGATTTCTCGATATTGCACTGGGTTGGCTTGCCAACCTGGTCCCTGTACTGGAAGAGATACTTGGATTTGAAGTGATAGATAAAGCAGGATTTCCATTTTTATCAGAATGGATGCTAGAGTTTTCAAGTGTTCCTGCAATTAAAGAAAACTTGCCTCTTCATGACAAGATGGTTGCCAAGTTTCGTGCCTACCTCGCAGCAGCACCTGACAAATGA
- the LOC110647951 gene encoding uncharacterized protein LOC110647951 has product MASVQADTPVQVVGDEQAEKSTQQTPVLEEKPATNEESEVVVHDGEEDDEEEEEEHEKTHEEETQNEVNDEHAGFPFIGDAEPTVTFDDEAEAEVEEGDDMI; this is encoded by the exons ATGGCCTCCGTCCAG GCTGATACACCCGTCCAAGTGGTGGGCGATGAGCAAGCTGAAAAATCAACACAGCAAACTCCTGTTCTTGAAGAAAAGCCAGCCACCAACGAAGAATCAGAAGTAGTAGTGCATGAtggagaagaagatgatgaagaagaagaagaagagcatgaGAAAACTCATGAAGAGGAGACTCAGAATGAAGTGAATGATGAACATGCAGGGTTCCCATTTATTGGTGATGCTGAACCAACTGTTACCTTTGACGATGAAGCAGAAGCTGAAGTTGAAGAAGGCGATGACATGATTTAA
- the LOC131169783 gene encoding putative lipid-transfer protein DIR1 has translation MMEKAAAAGRWVVVMVLVMAAIFEGTRSLNLCDMNDDGILACKPSVSKPNPVDPPTKECCKALKGANLTCLCSYRNSLLLPSLGIDPDLALALPAKCNLTTPAGC, from the coding sequence ATGATGGAGAAAGCAGCAGCAGCAGGGAGGTGGGTGGTGGTAATGGTACTGGTGATGGCAGCCATATTTGAAGGCACAAGGTCTTTAAACTTGTGTGACATGAATGACGATGGTATATTGGCATGCAAGCCATCAGTAAGCAAGCCAAATCCGGTGGATCCGCCAACGAAAGAATGTTGCAAGGCGCTTAAAGGTGCTAACTTGACGTGCCTGTGTTCATATAGAAATTCCCTCTTGCTGCCTTCTCTTGGGATTGATCCTGATCTTGCATTGGCTTTGCCTGCAAAGTGTAACCTCACCACTCCTGCCGGTTGCTAA